AAACACTTTTGCAAAACAGGGCTTGCCCTGGAGCGACGAAGAACCTGTGGGAGCGTGGCTTGCCCGCGAAGAATGCACCGCGGTTTTTCAGGTATTACGCGTCATCGTTCTTCGCGGGCAAGCCACGCGCCCACAGGTTTTGTGGTTTAGCTACCGACATTGGGGCTTGCCCAATCGGATTTGCCTAGGCAGAATCCGCTCCGTCCTAGGGGAGTAGTCTCCCACGAGCGCCATGCTCGTCCGGCATACGTCAACATACTTGGTCCTCAGACCATGGCGTATGCGACCCAAGCGTCCGCATCAGACGGATCGCAGGGTTTGACAAGACCTATGACACGAACACCTTACCCGGGGCGGGAAGGCTGTACGTGTCATAGCCGTGTCGACCCGCCCCTTAGGAAAACCCTGATGATGCTGGACTCTCTGCTCGTTCCCACCGCAATCGTTGCCTTGGCCGAAATCGGCGACAAGACGCAACTGCTCGCGCTCATTCTCGCTGCCCGCTTTCGCAAACCCTGGCCAATCATCGCCGGCATCGTCGCCGCGACCCTGGCCAACCATGCGGCAGCCGGTGCGGTAGGCGCCTGGTTCGGCAGTTTCTTCTCGAATGCGACGTTGCACTGGATCCTCGCCGCGAGCTTTACCGCCACGGCGCTGTGGACGCTGGTGCCGGACAAGATGGACGAAGACGAAGCCAGCACCGCCCGAAAATTCGGGCCATTCCTGACCACGCTGATTGCATTCTTCCTCGCGGAAATGGGTGACAAGACCCAAGTCGCCACCGTGATGCTTGCCGCGCAATACCCGGATCTGTGGCTGGTGATCATCGGCACTACCGCCGGGATGTTGATTGCCAACGTGCCGGTGGTACTGGCAGGTAACTTTGCGGCGGACAAACTGCCCTTGACCCTGATCCGTCGCCTGGCGGCATCGGCGTTCCTGATTTTGGCAATTGTTGCGGTGTACAAGGCGATGCAGAGCAGTGGGTGGGTTTGACGCGGTAGGTCAGTAGTACCGCGTCATCGTTCTTCGCGGGCAAGCCACGCTCCCACAGGTTTTCGGTCGATTACATCATTTGTGTATGGCACAGAACCTGTGGGAGCGGGCTTGCCCGCGAAGGCGTCAGCGGCATCAACGCCTATCTATCAGGATTTCTTGGCTTTTTCATATAACGGCATGACTTTAGGAATCGCCGCCTGCAAGGCAGCAATCCGACTGGCCGACGCCGGGTGCGTGCTCAAGAACTCTGGCGGCGCGCCATTCGAGGCTTTGCTCATCTTGTTCCACAGGGTGATCGCCGCGTTCGGGTTGTACCCGGCACGGGCAGCCAATTCGAGGCCGATCAAGTCTGCTTCGTTTTCATTGCCGCGACTGTTGGGCAAGGTCATGCCGTATTGGGCTACGGTGTCCGCCAGGGCCAGGCTGCCCTCGCCCAGACCGAACAACGCACCAGCACCCTGCTTGGCCATTTCGATACCGTAAGCCTTGGACATCGCTTCGCGACCGTGCTCGCGCAAGGCGTGAGCGATTTCATGGCCGATGATGGCGGCGATTTCGTCGTCGGTGAGTTGCAGGGTGTCGATCAGCCCCGAGTAGAAAATGATCTTGCCGCCAGGCCCGCAGGAGGCATTCAGATCGTCGCTCTTGATCAAATTCACTTCCCATTGCCACTGAGCCGAATCCGGACGGAACACCGGCGCCTGGGCAATCAGCCGCCTGGAGATCGCCTGAACGCGCTTCGCATCGTTACTGGTTTTGTCCAGCACCCCTTTGCTGCTCGCCTCCCCGACGGTCTTTTGATAAGACTGGGCGTACATCTGGTTGACCTCAGAGGTCGACAACATGCTGAACATGTATTGCTTGCGCTCAACGCCCACGGCGCCACCGCTGGTGGTGTTGACCGACTGACAACCGGCGAGCAGCAAACTTGCGCTCAGTGCACACAAAACCAATGTCTTATTCATCAAGAAGCTCCCTGGAAACATGCCGCGTATCCTAGGTGGGGATTTGTATCGGCGCCAGATACAACGGACGTGTAACACGTACATTTCAGACAAAGCCCTTATCACCGTAGGAAAAATTTCATATAACGGCGCCCGCCACGGCCGATCACGGTCAGCAATAATTCATTTACGACATCCAGCACTCCAAAACAGCCAATTCGTCATGGGTCGTTCATGACCTTCCAGCTTCCTGCCGATACAGCACCGCAGACGTCCTCTTGCGCGCGGAGCCCCCCATGAAATTCAAGTCGATCCAGTTTTCCGTTGCCGCCCTGGCCGGCGCCATTGTGCTTAGCGTCGTCGCTGCCCTGGTGCTGTATGCGCTGTTTTCCGGTGCCCGCACCCAAGACATGGTTCAGCAACGGACTCAGGCGCAGTTCGAGCAAGTCATCGAACAACGCCTGACCTCGCTGGCGCAAACACAGGTCAGCCAGATCCAGCGCGAACTCGAAGCACCGCTGCTGATTGCCGGCGGGCTGGTTAGGGTCAACGCGTTGATTGGTACCCCCGGCGCCGATGGTCAGCCACAGTTGAGCCTGAGCCGTGAGCAACTGATCAGCCTGATCAAGGAAAACGTCGCCCGGAACCCGAAAATTCTCGGCACCTACATCGGTTGGGAAAAAAACGCACTCGACCACAATGATGCGGCCTACGTCGACACCCCTGTGGTCGGCATCGACGCCAGCAACGGGCGCTTCCTGCCGTGGTGGTTCCGCAATGAAGACGGCAGCCTGGGCCTGGACAAACTGGTGGACGTCGACGACCAGAAAACCCTGTCCACCGGCGTGCGTGCCAGCGAGTACTACCTGTGCTCCAAAGAAACCAAAAAATCCTGCGTGATCGATCCGGCGCCCTACAAGGTCGGCGACAAGATCGTCATGCTCGCCTCATTCATTGAACCGATCATGCTCAATGGCGCGTTCCAGGGCATCGTCGGCGCTGACCTGTCGGTGAACTTCATCCAGGAAATGCTCCTGGGGGCGAATCAGAAACTGTACAGCGGCGCCGGGGAAATGGTCCTGATCGGCGGTAACGGCCGGATCGTCGCCTACACCAAAGACCCGAGCAAATTCGGCGAAAAGGTCAGCGACATTCTCGACAGCAAACAGATTGCCAACATGGCCAATCTCAAGCGCGGCGAAGTGACTTACACCATCGACAAGGACCAGGGCCGGATCGAGTTGTACCTGCCCTTCGGCATCGGCCAGACCGACGCCCGCTGGACCTTGATGCTGCAACTGCCGCTGAACGCGGTGATGGCCGATCTGCAAAAACTTCAGGGTGATCTGGACGCACAGCGCAAATCCGACACCTTTGGCATGGCCATGGTCGGCCTGTTGATCGCTGGTATCGGTTTGTTGGTGATCTGGCTGGTAGGCCACGGCATTGCTCGTCCACTCAAGCAAATGGTCGCGATGCTCGACGATATTGCTCAGGGTGAAGGCGACCTGACCCGTCGATTGACCAGCGACCGCGCCGACGAATTGGGCTCGATCGCCAAAGGCTTCAACACTTTCCTCGCCAAGTTGCAGGCGATGATTACCCAAGTGGTGACGTCGGTGCAGAGCGTCAGCGACTCATCGGAACATACCGCCGACATCGCCATTCGCACCAACATCGGCGTGCATAAACAAATGGCCGAGATCGATCAGGTCGCGACCGCCGTGCATGAAATGACCGCCACCGCCCAGGATGTCGCGCGCAATGCCACTCAGGCCGCGCAAGCCGCCAGCCATGCGGATCAGGCAGCGGCGCAGGGCATGCAAATCGTCCGTGACACCTCGAATTCCATCGGCGTACTGGCGGTGGAAATCGGCAAAGCCGTCGGCGTGGTGCAGACCCTGGCCAAGGACAGCGAGAACATCAATGCGATCCTGACGGCCATTCGCGGCATCGCCGAGCAGACCAACCTATTGGCCTTGAACGCCGCCATCGAAGCCGCCCGTGCCGGTGAGCAGGGTCGTGGGTTTGCAGTGGTGGCCGATGAAGTGCGCAACCTGGCGCAGAAAACCCAGAAGGCCACTGAAGAAATCCAGACCATGATCCAGCATCTGCAGCAAGGTACCCGCGATGTGGTGCGGGTCATGGAAGACAGCCAGAACCGCACCGACGAAAGCGTGCAACACGCGGCGAAAGCGGCCGAGGCGCTGGAGACCATTACGCAAGCGGTGTCGGTGATCAACGACATGAACACCCAGATCGCCAGCGCGGCCGAGGAACAGAGCGCGGTGGCCGACGACATCAATCGTAATGTGATCAACATCGGGCAAGTGGCCAATGAAGTGGCCGGTGGGGCGGATGAATCGAGCGCGGCCAGTGCGGACTTGACCAAGTTGGCGGAACAGCAGCGGCGGTTGATCAATCAGTTCAAGGTTTGATCCGAAGGCCCCATCGCGGGCAAGCCCGCTCCCACAGGTTTTGTGAACGCCATAAATCCCTGTGGGAGCGGGCTTGCCCGCGATGACGTCAGCCCAGACACCCCATCAACCCGGAGTCAAACACTCCGGCCCATTGAGCTTCGGATCGTTCACCAGGTTCGCCAGCACCCGCTCGCGCAATGCCGCAGGTTCACTGGCCAGCAACGCCTGCAAGGCATGCAACGGCGTTTCGGGGTTGAGCCAGGCTTCCTGCCCCGCCGCATCGAGAATCAACGGTCGACGCTGACTCGAAGCCGGCTGGGTGATCACCGCCGTACTCAACCACACCTGTTCCTGCACCGGATACGCCTCCCAGATCGCCGCGAAGAACAGCGCCGAACCCTCCCCCGGGGTCAGCCAGTACGGACGTTTGCGTGTGGTGCCGCGCCATTCGTAGAAACCATTGGCCGGCAGCAGGCAGCGACGCAGGCGCAAGGCTTCGCGAAACATCGGTTGTTCGGCAACGGTTTCAGCGCGGGCATGGGCCGGGGTGCGAGACAGGTCGGTCAGCCACGGCGGCGTCAGGCCCCAGCGGGCGCGGGCCAACTCGCGTTGCCCGTCTGCGCCGGCACGCAGCATCAACACCGAATCGTTGGGGGAGATATTCCACTGGGCCTGCTGATCGGCGGGGAATCCGGGCAGGGCCGCAAAAGCGGGGTTCCAGCGAAACAGGGCATAACGTCCACACATGGGGCAATACGACTCTTGATCAAACGAACGTCAGCCTAACAGACCAGCGTGCCGGGAAAACTGTCCGGTTCATCGCCGGACAGCGGCAGCGCGGCATTGTACGCGGTGATCAGCTCCCGGGCGTATTCGGCCTGGTCGTTATCGACCGATAGGCCCAGCAGGCCGAATATCGGTAACTCGCCTGTGCCGCCGACCAAATCACGCCCAACCAGATGCGCTTCGATACCCTCGCTGGCGAGCATGCCTTGCAGCAATTCGCCTTCCATCAGGTTTTCCGGTTCGTAGATGCGCTGCATGGGCCGCCCTCTCATTCATTTTCGCTGCGGACTTCGAGATGCCATTCCTCTCCGTGAACCTGCAACACAAACGTAATCGGCCGACAACACACCTGACAATCCTCGATATAGGTCTGATCGCCTCCTGACAGGTCTACAGAAGTCTCAACCACTTCACCACAATACGGACATTCATACTGCGCAGTTTCCAGCATCGCGGTCTCCCAGGTGACTTGTGCGTATAATCGCCGGTCTATTTGCAGGGCTATTTTCGTCTGGCTACCTTTTCAGACCGTGCCCCGTTGGTTTTTTATCAAAACCTTTACTTACCCTAGCCGTTTCTAACAAGAGAGCATGATGGGCGAATTCGATGCCATCCGACCTTACGACGACAGCGAAGTCCCGGCAGTATTGAACCGGTTGCTTGGTGACAAGGCGTTTCTAGATATCCTCATCCACTTCCGCTTCCCGCGCTATGCCGGTGCCTTCGGCTGGATGCTCAAACCTCTTATAGCTCATCGGCTGCGCCGTGAGTTCGCCGGTATCACGTCGGTGGCGACATTGCAGGACAAAGTCGAGTTTTACGTCGACCACACCATCGAGCGTGCCACGGACGGTGTGACGTACACCGGCGTGGAACAATTCAAGTCTGGCAGCGCCTACCTGTTCATCGCCAACCACCGCGACATCGTGATGGACCCGGCCTTCGTCAACTACGCCGTGTACCACGCCGGCCTGCCGACCCCGCGCATCGCCATTGGCGACAACCTGCTGCAAAAGCCTTTTGTCAGCGATTTGATGCGCCTGAACAAGAGCTTCATCGTGCACCGTTCGATCACCGGCCGCCGGGAAAAAATGGCGGCGTATCAGCTGTTGTCAGCGTACATCAACCATTCGATCCGCAACGACTGCGCCTCGATCTGGATCGCCCAGGCTGAAGGCCGGGCCAAGGACGGCGACGACCGTACCGAGTCGGCGATCCTCAAGATGTTCCACATGAGCCGCAAGGACGAGCCGTTCGGCGAAGTCATTCGCTCGCTGAACCTCACCCCGGTGTCGATCAGCTACGAATACGATCCGTGCGACCAGGCCAAGGCCCGCGAGCTGTACATCCGCGCCACCACCGGCAGCTACAGCAAAGTGCCAGGCGAGGATGACGTGAGCATCGCCAAAGGCATCACCGGTTACAAAGGCCGGGTCCACGTGAACTTCGCCGCGCCGATCACTGAACTGTTCGAAGACACCAAGCAATTGGCGATCGAAATGGACAAGCAGATCCTCAGCGGTTACCGGTTGTTCCCGGCGCACTACCTGGCCTATGCCCAGTGGAAAGACGCCGACCCGCAACTGCAGGTGCCGAAAGCGGCCGAGGTGTTTGCGGCTGACGAACTGGCCAAGGCCCAGGAAGAATGGCAGCGTCGGCTGGATGCCTGCCCTGAGGAGCATCGTCCGTTTATGGTGCTGCAATATGCGACGCCGGTGCGCAATCAGTATCGGGTCAAGGCCGGGTTGCCGCTGTAAGCGATTTTGGCTGGAAACAACAACGGCGCCTTCGGGGCGCCGTTTTTGTTTGCCTTGATGCGGTAAGACAGTCAGGCACTGTACCTGTGGCGAGGGAGCTTGCTCCCGCTCGGCTGCGCAGCAGTCGTAAAGTCAGTGCTCGCAGTGTGTCTGAGATAACAGAGGTGGCCGTTTTTGGGGCCGCTTCGCAGCCCAGCGGGAGCAAGCTCCCTCGCCACAGGGGCTTGTGTCAGATCTTCAGACGCGGGTGCTGATCCACGACACCAGCAACGCCATCCCGAGGCAGGCGAAACCGAAGCGGTAGAAAAACCGGTTCATGCGCAGGGTCGCCCAATCCAGCGTTGGCTCTTCACTGGGACGACGTTGGCGCTGCGCTTCGATACTGGCCAGGGCGCGCTGTTCGCGGCGACGGGTGGCGTGCAGCAACCAGCCGCCCGGGAAGGCTAACAGCAAGGCCAGCAAATTGATCAATTTGGCGGGATGAGCGGTAAAGAGCGAAATCAATTGCAGCGACATCACAAACCTCAGGCAAACCGGTATAGCAGACGCCGGACCGACGACCACGGCGCGGATTCTACCGAAAGCGCTCCGACCTGCCCCGGCTTTCCGACAAATAACGAAACCATTTAGTCGATTACTGTTCTGTGTCACGACGCCGTCATCTGAATCCGCCAGTCTGTTGCCCCTCGAAACCGACACGGACTCCGTCATGCTCCACGCCGAAAACCAGGACCGCCTCTACCTCATTGCCCAAAGCGACGAACAACAAACCTTAGTCGGCAGCCTCGCCTTCAACGTACAGGACCGGCATTGGCTGGTGTATTGCGCGCTGGGCGGGCATCAACATGCGGATTTGCCGGAAGCGGATTTGCTGACGGGGGTGAGTGTCCTGGATTTTTATTCAGAGGCGGCTTGAACGTCCTACAAACGCAGTGATTGAAAGGGAAGATTCCGACAGGTTTTGAAGGTTGTCGCTCGGAAATGGGGTGGATAGGCTTTGGGGGTCGCTGCACATCAGCGACCGGGCGTCGCAGTCCGTTCAGTTCAGCTCATTTGGTGCATAATCGCCGGCCCAAACCGGAGCGCTTCGGTGCTAGTCGTTTGGTTTGATGGTGGCTGTGCGCGGGATACCTTCGGGTATGCCGGGTTTCCGAATGGCTCGGTCTGCGACCCCGCGTACAGCTGCCTCCTTCAATCGCGTCGCAGCGATCGTGGCAGCTAAACCTTTCATTCGGAGCATCACCATGTTCAAAGAAACACCGAATCCCCCAGAAACCGACGACGTTTCCCCCTACGAATCCCTCGATTCAAAAAAACTCCACGAAGCAGCTAACCGCGCGCTCGATCACTACCTCAACCCAGCCGCCCTCAAATCACCCGCGACCCGCAAACCGAGCACGATGTATATGGTTGCGCCGGATATCAAAGACGAAGACTTGTTGGCCCATACCTGTGAATCGTTGGCCCAGGCCAGTGTGATGGCGAGTGATTTTGCGGGGTATCTGGAAGGGCCGCACCGGCACACGGCGATGGCGATTCAACAGATCGTCATGCTGGCCGAACTGGCGGTGAACCGGATGCTGGATAACGTTGCCATACCAAAAGCTGCGCCACACAGCTAATCCCCTGTAGGAGCGAGGCTTGCCCGCGAAGGCTTTCTCACATTCGACATGGAGGTAGCCTGACACGCCGCCATCGCGGGCAAGCCTCGCTCCCACATTGAATCGTGTATATCTGCGAGAGACTGGTCGGCTGTCAGGCCGCCTTCGCGGGCAAGCCTCGCTTCTACAGTTGAATCGTGTCCATCTGCGAGAAATTGGTCGGCTGTCAGGCCGCCTTCGCGGGCAAGCCCGCTCCCACAGTAGAGCGGCGTACACCCGCCCTCCCCTCACCACTCAACAGGCCGAGCGTTAGCTCGCCTGCAGCTTTTGATCTTGATCCACCCGCCCCTTCGGGAGGCTGAGTGGAGGTGTTCATCTGGGGATTGGCGCGCAGCGCCGTTCGACGCAGTCGAACCCATCGCATGTAGGTCGTAGCGAAGCAGACCGTAGGGCGATGCCCCCAGATGGATACCGGAGCGAAGGAACGCCGAGCCTTAGCGAGGGGCCGTACGCTTGGGGCGAGCGTTTTTTGCTTCCTTTTTTAGGCGCTTGTAAAAAAGGGAGTCGCCGTAAGGGCGAAACCATAAGCCGCCGTTACCGCAGCAACGGATATGTACACCACCAACCAAAACATGGTCGGCCCAAAGGCCGCCATCCCGACCAAACCCGCTCCCGCAAAGGACACAAAAAAACCCGGCGCCATCACTGACACCGGGTTCTTTTAACAAGCCGCAAACCGTTACTCGGCAAGCACCTGACCAATCGTCGGGTCCTTGAACAAGCGGGTCAACGCGTCACTCAATACATCACTGACCAGCTTGGTATTGGTTTCCTGATTCGGCGCCATGCCAAAACGCTGATCCAGCGACGCACCGTAGCGACCGCTATAACGACGGTTGGCATTCTGCACATCCGAACGGAACGTCGCGCCAATCGTTGCCTCAGTCACATACAGGCCTTCCTTGGGCGACTGATACTTCAGCTCGGCCAGGGTCACCGTCAATTGCGGTGCATTCAGCGCATTGGCCGTTGGGGTAAAGCCCAGCAAGCGCACGGCCGCTTCAGCCTGAGCCTGCAGCTTCGGCAGAATCTGCGCGCCCTGCACGGTGATCGCGCTGGTCTCCGGATACAGGCCACCACGAGTCCCCAGCGTTGGCGACGGACGACCGTCCACCACGCGCACCACCACCGGCTGACCACGGCCGACCGGCGCCAGCTGAGCCGTCAGCTTGGGTTCCGGGTTCAGTTGTTGCGGGCTGTGGGCGCAGCCGACGAGGGTCAAACTGGTCACAGTGATCAAACCGAACAACAGGCGTTGCAACATGCTCTTCTCTCCAGAAACAGGCACTAACATTACCCGCAGTATAGCGGTGCGCCACTGCGGCGAACTAGCTTCGAACAACGATTACTGAAATCTCTGACAAACCCGGCACAGAGCGGTTCCTGTCACACATCTGTCATCGCCCAGACACAGGCATGTCATCGCCCACTGGCAAGCTTCACGACAGTCACCCACAAGGTACGTTGCCATGCGTGTTCTCATCTCCCTGTTCGCGCCACGCCCACTGCATCGCTGTTTTGCCCTGCTCGACCGCGATGGCCGTTGCCAGGCATTCAAACAGTGCAGCCTGCAGCCCATGGGCGATGGCTGGGTCGAAATCGAAGAAATCCGCCTCAACTGGCTGCACCATCCCCTACCCGCCAGCGCCCGTGTCAGCCAGCACCAGCCACGTGCTCGTGCGCAACAACTGTTGACCACCTGACCGGACGCCTAATAAAAGTCATTAAACACGACCATTTCCCTGCGTTTCTTCGCTACAATCTCCCCCCGATTATAAGGACGTCTCCTGATCGGGCCTCGCAGCATCGTCAATGCCTCGGTATTGACACCCCCGCACCGCCCACAGAGAGCCGCCCACACAGATCGAGTGAAGCTGGCGCGCTTGCTGTTCCCTAAGCAAAAACACCACTTTTCGCGAATCTGCAGAGCTGTCATTACGCTCGGTCACTGAGCTGTTTGCCCGTTTTGCTTGTCATGTATCCCATGGCGGCATTCCATCCGGGCACGGTGCCAGGCTGGGACAGCCCTTTTTTGAGGTTCACGTCTTCAAAAGAGCGTGAAAAAAACGGGTTTTCACAACTTCACAAGAGTGTGGCGAGCAAATGAATAGTTTTGCGTCTGAACATGCACCATTAGCGTCTACAACAGCCCAACGACACAGGACCGAGTATTCCTCGAACACCGGAGCCTGAAGCCTGTCCGCTACGGATTTGGTTGCACAAACGGATGTCTCGACCATAAGTCGAATTGCCAGCCGCGTGCCGAAATGAGTTCATGTGACTCTTGAGGCCAGGCCGCATGCATCCGTCGAAGTTGCGAAAAATTGCGAAGATTCGGACATGGCGATCCTGGCCATGGGTACCTGGGGCATCACTGACACGCCCCGGAACGCCTGGCAGCTATGCCGACAATTTGGTGCTGCAGATTTTGGAGACGCGTTAAATGGCGCATAACGAAGCAGTCGACGTAGTACTGGTTGGGGCCGGCATCATGAGTGCCACCCTGGCTGTACTGCTCAAAGAGCTCGACCCCGCGATCAAGCTGGAAGTCGTCGAGCTGATGGATTCCGGTGCCGCGGAGAGTTCCAATCCGTGGAACAACGCCGGTACCGGTCACGCCGGGCTGTGTGAGCTGAACTACACGCCACAGGCCGCCGACGGCACCGTCGACATCAAGAAAGCCGTGCACATCAACACCCAGTTCGAGGTGTCGAAGCAGTTCTGGTCCTACCTGACCAAGAAAGGCACCTTCGGTTCGTGCAAATCGTTCATCAGCCCGGTGCCGCACCTGAGCTTCGTGCAGGGCGACGACGGCGTCTCCTTCCTCAAGGAACGTTTCAAGACGCTGAGCAAGCACCACGCCTTCTCGGACATGGAATACACCGAAGACAAGGCCACCATGGCCGAGTGGATGCCCTTGATGATGCCGGGCCGCCCGGCTGACGAAGTCGTCGCCGCCACCCGCGTGATGAACGGCACCGACGTAAACTTCGGCGCCCTGACCAACCAATTGCTCAAGCACCTGACCAGCGCGCCTGATGCCCAGGTCAAGTACTGCAAGCGTGTGACGGGTCTGAAGCGTAACAACGGTGGCTGGACTGTCAGCATCAAGGACGTCAACAGCGGCAATACCCGTGATGTCGATGCGAAGTTCGTGTTCCTCGGCGCTGGCGGTGCTGCACTGCCACTGTTGCAAGCTTCGGGCATCGAAGAAAGCAAAGGCTTCGGCGGTTTCCCGATCAGCGGCCAATGGCTGCGTTGCGACAACCCGGAAGTGGTCAAGCACCACCAGGCCAAGGTCTACAGCCAGGCTGCGGTAGGTTCGCCACCGATGTCCGTGCCGCACCTGGACACCCGTGTGGTCGATGGCAAGAAGTCCCTGCTGTTCGGACCTTACGCCGGTTTCACCACCAAGTTCCTCAAGCACGGTTCGTTCATGGACCTGCCGATGTCGGTCCGCGCCGGCAACATCGGCCCGATGCTGGCCGTGGCCAAAAACAACATGGACCTGACCAAGTACCTGGTCAGCGAAGTGATGCAGTCGATGGAGCAGCGTCTGGATTCCCTGCGTCGTTTCTACCCTGAAGCGAAAGCCGAAGACTGGCGCCTGGAAGTGGCCGGCCAACGGGTGCAGATTATCAAGAAAGACCCGAAGAAAGGCGGCGTTCTGCAGTTCGGTACCGAACTGGTCGCGGCCAAGGACGGTTCACTTGCGGCCCTGCTCGGCGCATCCCCAGGCGCTTCGGTGACTGTTTCGATCATGCTTGAGCTGATCGAGAAATGTTTCCCGAACAAGGCCCATGGCGAGTGGGCTGCCAAGCTCGCGGAAATCTTCCCGGCTCGGGAAAAGGTTCTGGAAACCGACGCTGCGCTGTATCGCAAGATCAATGCGCACAACAACGTCGCGCTGGAACTGGTTGAAGCCAGTAACGAGACCGAAAGCTACGCTTGATTCGGCCTAAAAAAACGCCCCGTCCTCATTGAGGGCGGGGCGTTTTTTTGTGTGCGGTGAAACAATCTTTGTGGCGAGGGAGCTTGCTCCCGCTGGGCTGCGAAGCGGCCCCGAAATTCTGCGAACGGCGCAGATTTTTGTGAGCGCTGCGCACTCAAGCGGGAGCAAGCTCCCTCGCCACAAATGCCTACGTTAAACGCGAGCCTTGCTGATCAGCTCGATGTACTCGGCGGCGTTGCGCTGATCCTTGATCAGGGCGACGAAGTCATTACCGTGCTCATCCTTCCCATCCAGGTCATGGCCGGCTTCAACAAAGAACGTCAGAAAACGCTCGAAGTCATCGATGCGCAGGCCACGGTACGCCTTGATCAGTTTGTGCAGCGACGGTGAAGTGGCGTCGACCGGCTCAAAATCGAGGAACAGCTTGATCTGCTCATCGCCGATCTCGTCACCAATCACTTGCTTCTTATCTTTACGCATTGCCGACTCCAGCTCGCAGACATTTCACGGGGCGGGCAGTTTACCCCTGCGCAGGCGCCAGGCTCAACGCGGACGAACGCTGCCTGTGTGCAAATCGGCCCAGATATGGCCGTTGGCGTAGCTGAGGAACTGGCAATACACCGTGTCATTGCGCAACAAGTCGATCACCACCCGGTATTGGGCCAACGGGTAATAGAGGGTCAGGGTTTTGCTTTTTTCGTCGTAGATCGGCTTTTTCAGGCTTTTGCTTTCGCCATCGAAGTTGACCAATACCTGGCTGATGGTGGCGCCCTTGTTCAAGGATTTGCCCTTGAGGCGGATCAGCAATGGTGATGTAACCGGGATCGGCTGTTGGTTGGACTGACGCTGACTGCCGATCACCACCGAATACTCGGTGATCTGCAACAGTTGCTGCTGCTCGGGTTCAGCATCGCGCAGGGTCAAGTCGTCCGGGGGCAAAAACTGCGCATGCATCGGCGACGGGGCGGCGGCCAGGGGCAGGCTGACGGTCAGCAACAGGGCGGCGCAGCTGCGGATCAAAAGGCTCATGGATGGCTCCGGGGGCGGGGCCGAGCACTCTAGCATGGGTGTACGAAGATATTTCTATGGACACAGATCCCTGTGGGAGCGTGGCTTGCCCGCGATAGCGATCTGTCTGACACATTAATGCTTAATGCACCGACGCCATCGCGGGCAAGCCACGCTCCCACAGGAAAAGGGATAGCCGGGCTTACATGCCTTTAACGGCAAAAATCCCGTTGGCGTTACGCCAGTAGCCTTTGTAGTCCATGCCGTAGCCGAAGATGTAACGGTCAATGCATGGCAGGCCGACGAAATCGGCTTTCAGGTCCGGACGAGCCTTGCGGTCG
The Pseudomonas lini DNA segment above includes these coding regions:
- a CDS encoding CPXCG motif-containing cysteine-rich protein, yielding MLETAQYECPYCGEVVETSVDLSGGDQTYIEDCQVCCRPITFVLQVHGEEWHLEVRSENE
- a CDS encoding methyl-accepting chemotaxis protein; this encodes MKFKSIQFSVAALAGAIVLSVVAALVLYALFSGARTQDMVQQRTQAQFEQVIEQRLTSLAQTQVSQIQRELEAPLLIAGGLVRVNALIGTPGADGQPQLSLSREQLISLIKENVARNPKILGTYIGWEKNALDHNDAAYVDTPVVGIDASNGRFLPWWFRNEDGSLGLDKLVDVDDQKTLSTGVRASEYYLCSKETKKSCVIDPAPYKVGDKIVMLASFIEPIMLNGAFQGIVGADLSVNFIQEMLLGANQKLYSGAGEMVLIGGNGRIVAYTKDPSKFGEKVSDILDSKQIANMANLKRGEVTYTIDKDQGRIELYLPFGIGQTDARWTLMLQLPLNAVMADLQKLQGDLDAQRKSDTFGMAMVGLLIAGIGLLVIWLVGHGIARPLKQMVAMLDDIAQGEGDLTRRLTSDRADELGSIAKGFNTFLAKLQAMITQVVTSVQSVSDSSEHTADIAIRTNIGVHKQMAEIDQVATAVHEMTATAQDVARNATQAAQAASHADQAAAQGMQIVRDTSNSIGVLAVEIGKAVGVVQTLAKDSENINAILTAIRGIAEQTNLLALNAAIEAARAGEQGRGFAVVADEVRNLAQKTQKATEEIQTMIQHLQQGTRDVVRVMEDSQNRTDESVQHAAKAAEALETITQAVSVINDMNTQIASAAEEQSAVADDINRNVINIGQVANEVAGGADESSAASADLTKLAEQQRRLINQFKV
- a CDS encoding SOS response-associated peptidase; amino-acid sequence: MCGRYALFRWNPAFAALPGFPADQQAQWNISPNDSVLMLRAGADGQRELARARWGLTPPWLTDLSRTPAHARAETVAEQPMFREALRLRRCLLPANGFYEWRGTTRKRPYWLTPGEGSALFFAAIWEAYPVQEQVWLSTAVITQPASSQRRPLILDAAGQEAWLNPETPLHALQALLASEPAALRERVLANLVNDPKLNGPECLTPG
- a CDS encoding M48 family metallopeptidase → MNKTLVLCALSASLLLAGCQSVNTTSGGAVGVERKQYMFSMLSTSEVNQMYAQSYQKTVGEASSKGVLDKTSNDAKRVQAISRRLIAQAPVFRPDSAQWQWEVNLIKSDDLNASCGPGGKIIFYSGLIDTLQLTDDEIAAIIGHEIAHALREHGREAMSKAYGIEMAKQGAGALFGLGEGSLALADTVAQYGMTLPNSRGNENEADLIGLELAARAGYNPNAAITLWNKMSKASNGAPPEFLSTHPASASRIAALQAAIPKVMPLYEKAKKS
- a CDS encoding putative signal transducing protein, producing the protein MQRIYEPENLMEGELLQGMLASEGIEAHLVGRDLVGGTGELPIFGLLGLSVDNDQAEYARELITAYNAALPLSGDEPDSFPGTLVC
- a CDS encoding TMEM165/GDT1 family protein, whose translation is MLDSLLVPTAIVALAEIGDKTQLLALILAARFRKPWPIIAGIVAATLANHAAAGAVGAWFGSFFSNATLHWILAASFTATALWTLVPDKMDEDEASTARKFGPFLTTLIAFFLAEMGDKTQVATVMLAAQYPDLWLVIIGTTAGMLIANVPVVLAGNFAADKLPLTLIRRLAASAFLILAIVAVYKAMQSSGWV